The sequence ACGACATTCCTCCATGCACGTATTGAAAGGATATGGGGTGTCCTTGCAACTACCTCTAAACCATGCATCTTGAACAAGATCCTTACACTGACTATTCCTTAGCCACATCGATTCGAACTTGAAAAGTTTTGGTCTGCACCTGGCTTGCTTACTGTGTTGGCCATCTTTGAGTACAAGCATGCAGTGGTCGGAGGTTGAAACAGTCACATAGTGTAGCCGAGCATGCGGGAAGCACGCTGCCCAGTTGGTGGAAATGAAAGTGCGATCCAACCTCTCACGAATCCATCCCGGGGTCCCCCAATGCCTGCACCACGTGAAGTCAGACCCTACATAGCCCAAGTCCCTAAGATTGGTCCGGTTTATTACATCCCCAAAATGCTTCATCTGACTAGCTGGTCTTTTGTTgcctcccactttttcacttTCATGCAGAATCTCATTAAAGTCACCCATTATGACCCACAACAAATCCATCTGTCCACTCAGCTGCTCTAGTGACGTCCAGGATTCCCCCCTCATACTCGTCTCTGGGTGGCCATAAAACCCCGTGAATCTCCATTGCATTGAACATTGATCTTCAGTGACGATGGCATCAATATGCCTAGGCGAATATGTTTGAACTTCCACCTTCATCGAGCTTTTCCACAACAACGCCAAACCCCCAGCCCTTTTCACGCTGGGTACCACCAACCCCTGATGTCTTTCTAGTTTCCGTTTAATGCGCGCCATCTCTAACACTTCAAACTTAGTCTCAATAAGGAAGACTAAGGTGGGATCTTCCTCCATTACCATTTTATGGAGGGTGTTAACTGTGCAGGGGTTCCTAAGCCCCCGACATTTCCACGTGATGACACTCATTGCTCCCGGCGGTGCTACCATGTAGCCACCACCGATCCTAGCTGTTGGGCCATAATCTGACCAAGCACCTGTACTTCCTCTTCCACCTTTTGCTTTTTGACATTTTTCGTTAAATGTGACACAACCATTAACGGTGACCGCTCTTTGCGCTTCTCCCCAGCCTCACAAGATTCCATTACCACATCCATACCCTTAAGTTGCCCATCTTCTTTTAAGCTCCCATTACTCGTGTCGCTGTTTGCCTTATCAAGTGTCTCTCTTCCCTGCTTCGGCATCTTCAAATAGTCGCgttgatcttttttctttttgcatgcCTTCTTTGGGCTTTGAGATGCCAGCCCAATTGTAAAAGGTGCTGCCATTAAGTTACTCTCCATGTGAAAGCCCAAAAGTGTATTATCTCCATACTGAGGTTTTTCCATATTTGCACTTGGGCTTAGGCCCGATGCTCTACTAGGCCCAAAGTCCTCTCCATCCATAGTACTGTCGTCCCCCTTTCTCCACGGCtctgcatgttttaaattttcctGTGATCCCTCCGTCAAATCTATTTTTTCCTCTTGTTTGGTAACCAATCCCATATTCTTCTCCTCGAATTCAATGGCTTCATCAATATCCCTTAGCTGTTCCTCAAAATCAGTGATTTGCAGGATTTTTGGGACAGTTTCCTTACCAACCCCACTCCCATTTGTCAACTTCTCCACGTGTACCGTACCTGTGTCCACGTCATCCACCCCGTTCTCCTTGTCCAAGCCATCGGAACTCATTCTTTCCTTGGTCGCTGGATTACTCTCCGCCACACTTTCGTAGTTATGGTCCACTCCTACCTGTAGGCCACCCGCGCCCTCAGTCCTCACCGCCATGACCAGTTGTGGTCTTTGTAGTCTATCTTGGGAATCCCTCAACCATGGACCATATTGCTTCTCATCCATCTTGATTGCTTCTTTACTTCTTATCCACAACATACAATCTCGTTCATCATAATCCACCTTCCCACACCAGTAGCAAAATATCGGTAGGCGTTCATATTTGAACTCCACCCACATTGCTGAAGGTCCCCAGGTTCGGACCATTCGCCCCCTACACAGCGGTTTTGTTATGTCGATAAACACAAGGATCCGGAGATACCCACTTAGGCTAAAACCTTGCCCATCCACATCTACCTTCTCCACTACCCCAAGTGTGCTTCCCAAGCGCAGCGCCGTATCCTTCGTCTGGCTCATGGTAGGAAGGCCATGTATCTGGACCCAAAACGACGCCTTATCAAAACGGATCCTATTCGCAGCCTCACCTACTTTAAGTTTGTGTAGGACCACCAAGTATTTGTCGAAAGTCCAAGGACTTAGCATCAACACCCTATCCATGTCTTCCCTTTTTCCGAACTTGAACAGAACCTTATTCTCCCCTATATCACTGACTTCAAAATTCCTCTCAGTTTTCCATACCGCCTTCAGAGCACGTGCTATTGACTCTAGGTTCACCCGCCTTTTCGTACAAAACTTCCCTGCCACAACAAAACCATTTTCCTCCTCCGGTGGTGAGAGATCCACCTCATTGCCTTCTATTGTCGACCGCCGTAAACCAGCACACCTTGTTGTGATGTCTTCCATTGACTACGATCCAATAAACCGAGGGCTAATAGCCACTTTCTACCGCCCAGGCGGAGAGACGTTGTTTGCCAGGGGCAAAACCAATATTTCACCTCTAGGGTTCTGCTGGGACCTAGAgagaaaaacttaaatttttttttttcgtgacTTGCCTTTTCAATTCTATAAGTTGTAGTTATGTATTAATTATGCTGACAAAAGAAAGCAGTTTTTAGATGGTATAATGAATTAGAAAGAGATTATTTAAGAGATTAATATTATAAGACAATGATAGATCTAAAAAGACACCTTAATTTCTTTGATTGGCTTGATTATTATACTGGAAAGATAGGTGTGATAGAATGttggaatatttttataatatgtattataattaattttaaatcttgattaaatatttaatttaaatgaataTATTAATTCAGCAATGTTGAGGGCTTGAGTTATGTTAGAATGTGAGAAGTATTTGGGTCTCCCAATGCCGAGTGGGAAGTCCAAGGTGGGAGCATTCAAAGAGCTCcatgaaaaaataatgaaaagagtGCTAGATGGAAGGAGAAATTTATTTCTAAGGCGGAGAGAGAAATTCTTATCAAAACAGTGGCACAAGCCATCCCTACATACTCTATGAGCTTATTCAAACTTCCATGGTCAATATGTGATAGTTTCAATTCCATGGTCACTAAATATTGGTGGGGTCAAAACAGGGAGGAGAAAAATCTATTGGATAGATTGGAGTAAACTATGTACTTCAAAGAAAAAGAGGGAATGGGCTTTAGGGACTTTCATGCTTTTAACCTTGCAATGTTCGCCAAGCAAGCATGACGCCAAATTCATAATAATGGTCGCTGTTTTTTAGAGTATATAAAGCAAGGTACTTCCCGAATACTTCCTTTTTGGAGGCAGAGCTGGGCACTAATCATTCATTTGTGTGGCGTTCCTTACTGGCGGCTAGCGATATTATTCATGCAGGGTCTAGGTGGACAATTGGAGATGGCAGAAGTATTTCCGTGGCATCTCACTCTTGGCTGCCTCACCCACCAGTTTTCTTGAATACACCCTCACAGGATATGAAGGTGTGGATTTAATTGACAAAGACACTCGGCAATGGGATAGGGGAA comes from Castanea sativa cultivar Marrone di Chiusa Pesio chromosome 3, ASM4071231v1 and encodes:
- the LOC142628952 gene encoding uncharacterized protein LOC142628952, with product MSVITWKCRGLRNPCTVNTLHKMVMEEDPTLVFLIETKFEVLEMARIKRKLERHQGLVVPSVKRAGGLALLWKSSMKVEVQTYSPRHIDAIVTEDQCSMQWRFTGFYGHPETSMRGESWTSLEQLSGQMDLLWVIMGDFNEILHESEKVGGNKRPASQMKHFGDVINRTNLRDLGYVGSDFTWCRHWGTPGWIRERLDRTFISTNWAACFPHARLHYVTVSTSDHCMLVLKDGQHSKQARCRPKLFKFESMWLRNSQCKDLVQDAWFRGSCKDTPYPFNTCMEECRESLTHWNKITFGHVGKKINALRQKL